The Macrococcoides canis genome has a window encoding:
- a CDS encoding DUF2812 domain-containing protein: MIKYKAFLDPLKEERWINSVLEQGYKIKNKTWTGAYIFEETDKEYIARIDYQDKFTLKDYEEYKMIYKDFGWQLVSGNKNFNGLHVWQKEKSSDENLNELNSDIASSISYFKRIFYYLLSITSIYALFIFIIYNPENKVFLTPGLWEMQSSLFWKALLFELPFVLLRMLPVILLIFMIYTTLTTYNKYKKLENNKR; the protein is encoded by the coding sequence ATGATTAAATATAAAGCATTTTTAGATCCTTTAAAAGAAGAACGATGGATAAATTCCGTTTTAGAACAAGGTTATAAGATAAAGAATAAAACATGGACTGGTGCATACATATTTGAAGAAACTGATAAAGAGTATATTGCCAGAATTGATTATCAGGATAAGTTCACGTTGAAAGATTACGAAGAATATAAGATGATTTATAAAGATTTTGGTTGGCAGTTAGTAAGTGGTAATAAAAATTTTAACGGATTGCATGTATGGCAAAAAGAAAAATCATCTGATGAAAATTTAAATGAGCTAAACAGTGATATTGCTTCCAGTATTTCTTATTTCAAAAGAATTTTCTATTATTTACTTTCTATAACATCTATATATGCATTATTTATTTTCATTATATATAACCCTGAAAATAAAGTATTTTTGACGCCTGGATTATGGGAAATGCAAAGTTCATTATTCTGGAAAGCGTTATTATTTGAGTTGCCATTTGTACTATTGAGAATGTTACCAGTAATACTATTGATATTTATGATATATACTACGCTAACAACGTATAACAAATATAAGAAGCTGGAAAATAACAAAAGATAA
- a CDS encoding S66 family peptidase, translated as MIKYPRLNDNYTIGITAPSSGIPENCHHFMDEIKERFKDVNLLIGDTVMTQYKAKSSHMNKRAKELNEFLQREDIDIVIPPWGGELAIEVIDKIDYANIQPKWIMGYSDTSLILLAITLNTGIATAHGTNIVDLRGKYSDKTTNAWENVLKLQKNEEIVQYSSDMFQKSWVHHVPTDYIFNFTELTKWKSLSGNNVKIEGRLLGGCIDVISHIVGTPYGDVDRFRNEYIREEPVLWYLENCELSPVTCRRMLLQMKYAGWFNNVSGIIFGRTQVDEVVDGYTMLDVYKDIADELDVPILYDVDCGHQPPQITFINGAYGIVDFENGKGKVTQKFI; from the coding sequence ATGATCAAATACCCGAGGTTGAATGATAATTATACAATAGGTATTACTGCACCTTCTTCTGGGATTCCTGAGAATTGTCATCATTTTATGGACGAGATTAAAGAACGTTTTAAAGATGTAAACTTGCTTATTGGTGATACGGTAATGACGCAATATAAAGCAAAATCAAGTCATATGAATAAGCGGGCTAAAGAACTTAATGAGTTTTTACAAAGAGAAGATATTGATATTGTTATTCCTCCTTGGGGTGGAGAACTTGCCATTGAAGTAATCGATAAGATTGATTATGCTAATATTCAACCGAAATGGATAATGGGTTATTCAGATACAAGTCTTATCCTTCTTGCAATTACTTTGAATACTGGGATAGCAACAGCGCATGGCACGAATATTGTGGACTTACGTGGAAAATACTCAGATAAAACAACGAATGCATGGGAAAATGTATTAAAACTTCAGAAGAATGAGGAGATAGTTCAATATTCATCTGATATGTTTCAGAAAAGCTGGGTACATCATGTGCCAACAGATTATATATTTAACTTTACTGAACTGACAAAGTGGAAGTCATTAAGTGGGAATAATGTAAAGATTGAAGGACGATTACTTGGAGGGTGTATTGATGTTATCTCTCATATTGTAGGAACACCATATGGAGATGTAGATCGATTTAGAAATGAATATATACGTGAAGAACCGGTATTGTGGTATCTAGAGAACTGTGAGTTATCTCCTGTTACGTGCCGAAGAATGCTACTACAGATGAAATATGCGGGTTGGTTTAATAATGTAAGTGGTATTATCTTTGGAAGGACACAAGTCGATGAAGTGGTCGACGGATATACTATGCTCGATGTATATAAAGACATTGCTGATGAACTAGATGTACCCATACTATATGACGTTGACTGTGGACATCAACCTCCGCAAATTACTTTTATTAATGGTGCATACGGTATAGTTGATTTTGAAAATGGCAAAGGCAAAGTTACGCAGAAGTTTATCTAA
- a CDS encoding GrpB family protein — protein MDLGVTRGEVVLSEYQESWVKEFDKVKEEILSVTSLSPDNIQHIGSTSIQGLMAKPVIDIAIGVDDYEDMDENFYKSLSGIGIYRLRVERDDEIVLAKFKDNQFQVHTHFIHLVDKNGAKWNELIKFRDYLRKNEDAKLEYMTLKKSLSSLYAEDRAKYTDSKEAFVKSIINKR, from the coding sequence ATGGATTTAGGTGTTACTCGTGGAGAAGTAGTATTATCTGAATATCAAGAGTCATGGGTAAAAGAATTTGATAAAGTTAAAGAAGAAATATTGAGTGTTACTTCTCTTAGTCCGGATAATATTCAGCATATTGGCAGTACATCAATACAAGGTTTGATGGCAAAGCCTGTTATTGATATCGCGATTGGGGTCGATGATTATGAAGATATGGATGAAAATTTTTACAAATCGTTGAGTGGAATTGGAATCTATCGTTTACGTGTTGAACGTGATGATGAGATTGTACTGGCAAAATTCAAGGATAATCAGTTTCAGGTGCATACACACTTTATTCATTTAGTAGATAAAAATGGTGCTAAGTGGAATGAATTGATTAAGTTCAGGGACTATTTAAGAAAGAACGAAGATGCTAAATTAGAATATATGACACTGAAGAAAAGTTTGTCAAGTCTGTATGCTGAAGATAGAGCTAAATATACTGATTCTAAGGAAGCATTCGTGAAATCAATTATTAATAAGAGATAA
- a CDS encoding DoxX family protein, protein MLNYLNNLYIAKQMFEAGKGKLQEDENLVKMFEEFGYSKEFMKIIGGVETTGAALLALSLFNKKFNQAGALLVGGVMVGAIYSHLKAGQGYEATKNARNILALNTTSFLASLKDDK, encoded by the coding sequence ATGTTAAACTATTTAAATAATTTGTATATTGCAAAGCAGATGTTTGAAGCGGGTAAAGGGAAGCTCCAAGAGGATGAGAATTTAGTTAAGATGTTTGAAGAGTTCGGTTACTCTAAAGAATTCATGAAGATTATCGGTGGTGTGGAAACGACGGGTGCTGCGTTACTTGCGTTATCATTATTTAATAAGAAGTTTAATCAAGCGGGTGCACTGCTTGTTGGTGGTGTGATGGTAGGTGCTATTTATTCACATTTAAAAGCAGGTCAAGGGTATGAAGCGACTAAGAATGCGCGTAATATTTTAGCGTTGAATACGACATCATTCTTAGCAAGTTTAAAGGATGATAAATAA
- a CDS encoding FMN-binding negative transcriptional regulator: protein MFLPKLFKVEDFNALIDFLRKNPFATVISSKDDVPYATQVPVMVDVIDEEVVLSFHLARPNPQNKTLEHNKNVLIQFTGAHGYVSSSWYEQEEVSTWNYQAAQLTGECVVLNEDELMEDLKHLTDHYETGDNARTFDTLSEDVLKQAKGVIGYKVKVREAGLKYKLSQNRSDKDYKNIVLNLRESDNQDDNRLADEMEKLREH, encoded by the coding sequence ATGTTTTTACCAAAATTATTCAAAGTAGAAGATTTTAATGCACTGATAGATTTTTTAAGAAAGAATCCATTTGCTACGGTTATTTCATCTAAGGATGATGTGCCGTATGCAACGCAGGTCCCAGTTATGGTGGATGTCATTGATGAAGAGGTCGTGTTATCATTTCATCTCGCAAGACCAAATCCTCAAAATAAGACACTTGAGCATAATAAGAATGTACTGATTCAGTTCACTGGTGCACATGGTTACGTATCATCTTCATGGTATGAACAAGAAGAAGTTTCTACGTGGAATTATCAAGCAGCACAGTTAACAGGGGAGTGTGTTGTTCTGAATGAAGATGAGCTGATGGAAGACTTAAAGCATCTAACGGATCATTATGAGACAGGTGACAATGCAAGAACGTTTGATACATTGAGTGAGGATGTGCTAAAGCAGGCAAAAGGGGTTATTGGATATAAAGTAAAGGTTCGTGAAGCGGGTCTTAAATATAAATTAAGTCAGAATAGAAGTGACAAAGATTATAAAAATATCGTCTTGAACTTACGCGAAAGTGATAATCAGGATGATAACCGTTTAGCTGATGAGATGGAGAAGTTGAGGGAGCATTAA
- a CDS encoding Rrf2 family transcriptional regulator has translation MDIKFSVALHIMVMISESTEVQNSDTLANSVNTNPSYIRKITALLKKAGLIESTQGKSGMSLLKSSREIDLLEIYQAVHPKEVKLLNVHTDVNPECPVAQNIEAVLNPIFTDAEQQLFQSLKARTLEDVIKQMKENHNESHSNQTI, from the coding sequence ATGGATATTAAATTTTCAGTTGCACTGCACATTATGGTAATGATTTCAGAATCAACAGAGGTTCAGAATTCAGACACTTTAGCGAATAGCGTAAATACGAATCCAAGTTATATCAGAAAGATTACAGCATTGCTTAAGAAAGCAGGTTTAATCGAAAGTACACAAGGTAAAAGCGGAATGTCACTTCTAAAATCAAGTAGAGAGATCGATTTATTAGAAATTTATCAGGCAGTACATCCAAAAGAAGTGAAGCTATTAAATGTTCATACAGACGTAAATCCAGAGTGTCCTGTCGCTCAGAATATTGAAGCGGTGCTCAATCCGATATTTACAGATGCTGAACAGCAATTATTTCAATCATTAAAAGCACGAACATTAGAAGATGTTATTAAACAAATGAAGGAGAATCATAATGAAAGCCATTCAAATCAAACAATATAG
- a CDS encoding NADP-dependent oxidoreductase has translation MKAIQIKQYSKDIKVEMNEIPVPKIGDNEVLVKVVTAAVNPLEKLIMTGEVKLIQGYEFPLTLGNELAGIVEQVGSNVTRVQKGQRVYSRLPVEKIGAFAEYVAVRADAVSVIPEYLDFEEAVAIPLTGLTAYQALNDILKVESGKTLFIPGGSGGFGQIAVPLAKAKGLKVIVSGNPKAKAHIMALGADQFIDYKTENYWEVLSNVDYVIDTLGAKEFDNELSIIKPGGQLLSLKTAPNKAFAKAKNLSKVKQILFGLVGAKYDKKASKKNVTYHFMFVDADGAQLDEVSKILAEKQVKPQIDPKEFSLKDTEAALNYTFDGHPSGKVIIKVNQ, from the coding sequence ATGAAAGCCATTCAAATCAAACAATATAGTAAAGATATTAAAGTTGAAATGAACGAAATACCAGTCCCGAAAATAGGTGATAACGAAGTATTAGTTAAAGTAGTAACGGCTGCTGTGAATCCTTTAGAAAAACTGATTATGACCGGTGAAGTTAAACTGATTCAAGGATACGAATTTCCGCTTACTTTAGGTAATGAACTTGCAGGAATTGTTGAACAGGTCGGAAGTAACGTTACACGTGTTCAAAAAGGTCAACGTGTTTATAGTAGATTGCCAGTAGAGAAGATCGGTGCATTTGCGGAATACGTAGCAGTACGTGCTGATGCTGTATCCGTTATTCCTGAATACTTAGACTTCGAGGAAGCTGTTGCGATTCCATTGACAGGTCTTACTGCGTATCAGGCATTGAATGACATCTTAAAAGTAGAGTCAGGTAAGACATTATTTATACCTGGTGGTTCAGGTGGGTTCGGTCAGATTGCAGTTCCGCTTGCGAAAGCAAAAGGACTGAAAGTGATCGTATCAGGTAATCCTAAAGCAAAAGCACATATTATGGCTCTAGGTGCTGATCAGTTTATCGATTATAAAACAGAAAACTACTGGGAAGTATTAAGTAATGTAGATTATGTCATTGATACATTAGGTGCAAAAGAATTTGATAATGAATTATCAATTATTAAACCAGGTGGACAATTACTCAGTCTTAAAACAGCACCGAATAAAGCATTCGCTAAAGCGAAAAACTTATCTAAAGTGAAACAGATTTTATTTGGATTAGTAGGTGCTAAATACGATAAGAAAGCTAGTAAGAAAAACGTGACATATCATTTTATGTTTGTCGATGCAGATGGCGCACAGCTTGATGAAGTGAGTAAGATATTGGCTGAAAAGCAAGTTAAGCCACAAATCGATCCAAAGGAATTTAGTTTAAAGGATACAGAAGCTGCATTAAACTATACATTCGATGGTCATCCCTCAGGCAAAGTTATCATTAAAGTGAATCAATAA
- a CDS encoding NADH:flavin oxidoreductase/NADH oxidase family protein — MSAENLFEPLVLKNGVTIKNRLYKGAMSEGMGDKTHRPTEEMVNAYKHWADGGIGMSLTGNVMVDRRYLGEPGNVVIEDDRDLDILTRWADAGKRNGSHIWMQINHPGKQSPKSVSKQPIAPSAIPIGGDAGSAFNPPREMTINEIKETIERFVTAAVVAKKAGFTGVQIHGAHGYLVSQFLSSRDNRRFDEYGGTLEKRMQFLIDIYTGMRNALGEDFPISLKINSTDFNDKGFSLEDSIAVIKKMAELGIDHIEISGGDYEKPEMMGDGEVYFLDYAKQISDIVDVPISVIGGFRKQESMIDAITNTNVAMIGIARPLVLNPEIPNQLQNGTYEDMTIPRLTTKVKALDKLLGGFIGIAYYEQQIRKLGNDQTPVVHTNAWSPLFDLAKTHGTRAFTKRRR; from the coding sequence ATGTCAGCAGAAAATTTATTTGAACCACTCGTATTAAAGAATGGTGTAACGATTAAAAATAGATTATATAAAGGCGCAATGAGTGAAGGGATGGGTGACAAAACACATCGTCCTACAGAAGAAATGGTTAATGCTTATAAACATTGGGCTGATGGTGGTATCGGGATGTCACTTACAGGGAATGTAATGGTTGATAGACGTTATCTGGGTGAGCCAGGTAATGTCGTCATTGAAGATGATAGAGATTTAGATATATTAACACGTTGGGCAGACGCTGGTAAACGTAATGGTAGTCATATTTGGATGCAAATTAATCATCCAGGTAAACAAAGCCCTAAATCAGTATCAAAGCAACCGATCGCACCAAGCGCTATCCCGATTGGAGGAGATGCTGGTAGTGCATTTAATCCACCGCGTGAAATGACAATCAATGAAATTAAGGAAACGATTGAACGCTTTGTTACAGCTGCAGTAGTAGCGAAGAAAGCAGGATTCACTGGTGTTCAGATTCATGGTGCACATGGATATTTAGTAAGTCAGTTCTTATCATCAAGAGATAATCGTCGCTTTGATGAGTATGGTGGAACTTTAGAGAAACGTATGCAATTCTTAATTGATATTTATACAGGAATGAGAAACGCGCTAGGAGAAGATTTTCCTATCAGCTTGAAGATCAATTCAACAGACTTTAATGATAAAGGATTCTCTTTAGAAGATTCAATTGCAGTGATTAAGAAAATGGCTGAGCTAGGTATTGATCATATTGAAATTTCAGGCGGAGACTATGAGAAACCTGAAATGATGGGTGACGGTGAAGTATACTTCTTAGATTATGCGAAACAAATCAGTGACATTGTAGATGTACCAATCTCAGTTATCGGTGGATTCCGCAAACAAGAAAGTATGATTGATGCGATTACGAATACAAATGTAGCGATGATTGGAATTGCCCGACCACTTGTATTAAACCCTGAAATACCAAATCAATTACAGAATGGAACGTATGAAGATATGACGATTCCGAGATTGACCACTAAAGTAAAGGCATTGGATAAACTATTAGGTGGATTTATCGGCATTGCATATTACGAGCAACAGATTAGAAAACTTGGGAATGATCAAACGCCGGTAGTACACACAAATGCATGGAGTCCGTTATTTGATCTTGCTAAAACACATGGGACGAGAGCATTTACAAAAAGAAGACGATAA
- a CDS encoding DapH/DapD/GlmU-related protein has protein sequence MTLLERIQNIEILKDDPIYDEIHEHKGNNERLSFEINDGYKTNSEVLKILGEMTRQTIDESVVVSLPFYTDYGRHIKFGKEIFINKNVTFVDLGGIEIEDNVLIGPSARIISVNHIVDPAKRRGLVVNKVVIKKNAWIGANVTVLPGVTVGENSIVAADSTVTKDVPPNTIVAGTPAKVIKNID, from the coding sequence ATGACTTTATTAGAGCGTATTCAAAACATAGAAATATTGAAAGATGATCCTATTTATGATGAGATTCATGAGCATAAAGGAAACAATGAAAGATTATCATTTGAAATCAATGATGGCTATAAAACAAATTCAGAAGTGTTGAAAATTCTTGGTGAAATGACGAGACAGACGATTGATGAAAGTGTTGTCGTATCTCTGCCTTTCTATACTGACTACGGAAGACATATTAAATTCGGAAAAGAAATCTTTATCAATAAGAATGTAACGTTTGTTGATTTAGGAGGTATTGAGATAGAAGATAACGTATTGATCGGACCATCAGCTAGAATTATTTCAGTGAATCATATTGTAGATCCAGCAAAGCGACGAGGCCTTGTTGTTAATAAAGTTGTTATTAAGAAAAATGCATGGATCGGTGCGAATGTCACTGTATTACCTGGTGTTACGGTTGGAGAGAATTCAATTGTTGCAGCAGATTCAACTGTAACAAAAGACGTTCCGCCGAATACCATTGTGGCCGGCACACCCGCGAAAGTGATTAAGAACATAGACTAG
- a CDS encoding NAD(P)H-dependent oxidoreductase, translating to MSTLVMITHPEMNKSIVNRMWKETLIEADIDVVDLYELYPNSKLDVSEEQQRLLKYDKVIFQFPFYWYSSPPLLKQYLDEVFLFNYAYGPKGTKLNGKSFGLAVTVGSPESDYTAQGFNKYTLNELLTPFEATFNYIGAKYIGYFAQFGTVNHATERELIEGTKRYIEFVMQ from the coding sequence ATGAGTACGCTTGTAATGATCACACATCCGGAGATGAATAAATCAATTGTTAACCGTATGTGGAAAGAAACTTTAATTGAAGCGGATATTGATGTTGTTGATTTATACGAATTATATCCAAATTCAAAGCTGGATGTTTCTGAAGAGCAACAGAGGTTGCTAAAATACGATAAAGTAATCTTTCAATTCCCGTTCTATTGGTATAGCAGCCCACCGTTGTTAAAACAATATCTTGATGAAGTATTCTTGTTTAACTATGCATATGGGCCTAAAGGCACAAAACTAAATGGTAAATCATTTGGGTTAGCTGTCACTGTAGGAAGTCCAGAATCGGATTATACTGCACAAGGGTTCAATAAGTATACTCTAAATGAATTGCTTACACCTTTTGAAGCAACATTCAACTATATTGGAGCGAAATATATTGGATACTTCGCGCAATTCGGCACAGTCAATCATGCGACCGAGCGTGAATTGATAGAAGGGACAAAGCGATATATTGAATTTGTGATGCAGTAA
- a CDS encoding NtaA/DmoA family FMN-dependent monooxygenase (This protein belongs to a clade of FMN-dependent monooxygenases, within a broader family of flavin-dependent oxidoreductases, the luciferase-like monooxygenase (LMM) family, some of whose members use coenzyme F420 rather than FMN.): protein MTINKRDGKMKIALQMVSGYGGEFKTWRMPGAVADAYTNMDYYVENAKMAEKGKIHTLFIADTPALPNDLSTNSPMHPMDPTIALTAVARETKHIGIVSTYSTTYTEPYNLARTLKTLDVVSNGRMGWNAVTTSNHEAAANFGQPLPDRDTRYKMAHEHVEAVQTLWGTFGEEAYIHNKETGEFVDMSQVKLANYNGKYYQTRGPLPIPASPQGQPPIFQAGGGEKGLELAGRFASGVYANPFTKEDAKLHRMMLRKSAEAHGRNPDDIKMFAGFMFSIGKTVEEALERRYMMQEFAPRETAHHIEYLGHMVGLSLNVNTIDITKPLPQHLINQMYPSPMDPRSGKAFELLKSGMSVKDVLANGVINYHPVVVGTPEMLADFLEEWYLADATDGFSIVPDSSHDGIKDFVELVVPVLQERGLFHTVYEGETLRENLGVSYEYGLNH, encoded by the coding sequence ATGACAATTAATAAAAGAGATGGAAAAATGAAAATTGCATTACAGATGGTATCTGGATATGGCGGAGAATTCAAGACGTGGCGTATGCCTGGTGCAGTTGCTGATGCTTATACGAATATGGATTACTATGTAGAGAATGCCAAGATGGCTGAGAAAGGAAAAATCCATACTTTGTTTATTGCAGACACACCCGCCTTACCAAATGATCTATCAACAAACTCACCAATGCATCCTATGGATCCAACAATTGCCTTAACTGCTGTCGCACGTGAAACAAAGCATATTGGAATCGTCTCAACTTATTCTACGACTTACACCGAACCTTATAATTTGGCACGTACATTAAAGACATTGGACGTTGTCAGCAATGGACGTATGGGGTGGAATGCTGTCACTACTTCAAATCATGAAGCTGCAGCGAACTTTGGGCAACCATTACCCGACCGAGATACACGTTACAAAATGGCGCACGAGCATGTTGAAGCGGTTCAGACGCTTTGGGGCACATTTGGAGAAGAGGCATATATTCATAATAAAGAAACTGGCGAATTTGTAGACATGTCCCAAGTAAAACTTGCCAACTATAACGGAAAATACTATCAAACAAGAGGTCCATTACCAATTCCAGCTTCACCTCAAGGACAACCACCAATATTCCAGGCAGGTGGCGGTGAAAAAGGATTAGAACTCGCTGGTCGATTTGCTTCAGGTGTATATGCGAATCCATTTACGAAAGAAGATGCGAAGTTACATCGTATGATGTTACGTAAAAGTGCAGAAGCACATGGTCGTAACCCAGATGATATCAAGATGTTTGCAGGATTTATGTTCTCAATCGGGAAAACTGTCGAAGAGGCATTAGAGCGTCGATATATGATGCAGGAATTTGCACCTCGCGAAACAGCACATCATATTGAATATTTAGGACATATGGTCGGCTTATCATTAAACGTGAATACAATCGATATCACAAAACCGTTACCACAACATTTAATCAATCAAATGTATCCATCACCAATGGATCCACGCTCAGGAAAAGCATTCGAATTATTAAAATCAGGTATGTCTGTAAAAGATGTGCTTGCCAACGGTGTGATTAATTATCATCCAGTCGTTGTAGGGACACCAGAAATGTTAGCTGATTTCTTAGAAGAATGGTATCTTGCAGATGCAACAGATGGATTCTCAATCGTCCCTGACTCATCACATGATGGTATTAAAGACTTCGTAGAACTCGTTGTTCCTGTTTTACAAGAACGCGGATTATTCCATACAGTGTATGAAGGTGAAACTTTACGTGAGAATCTGGGTGTTTCTTATGAGTATGGATTGAATCACTAG
- a CDS encoding winged helix-turn-helix transcriptional regulator translates to MAKICKYGFDDSTIVNKRDLYGIGFTQNLLSGRWKYFILWFLKEDPKRFSEIKKFLSGISQGSLTKQLKELESDGLIHREVYPEVPPRVEYSLTEMGQEILPILKMMETYGKKHGEQADDYL, encoded by the coding sequence TTGGCTAAAATTTGTAAGTATGGTTTTGATGATTCTACGATTGTGAATAAAAGGGATTTGTACGGTATTGGATTTACTCAAAATTTATTATCCGGACGCTGGAAGTATTTTATATTATGGTTTCTAAAAGAGGATCCTAAAAGATTCAGTGAAATCAAGAAGTTTCTATCTGGTATTTCTCAAGGATCACTGACGAAGCAATTGAAGGAATTAGAAAGTGACGGATTAATTCATCGTGAAGTCTATCCAGAAGTGCCACCTCGCGTAGAGTATTCACTAACCGAGATGGGACAAGAAATACTACCGATACTTAAAATGATGGAGACATATGGGAAGAAGCATGGAGAGCAGGCGGATGATTATTTGTAG
- a CDS encoding NAD(P)/FAD-dependent oxidoreductase: MKLKYKVVILGAGTGGLSTASRLLKSGVKDILLIDHADKHAYQPAWPLVGSGDEKKKHTVKPMDKVIPKEVQHLEKQVTQIQPVERKIHLDDGTFVIYEYLVVALGIQLDFDKIEGLPETLGKNGVCTNYLYDYLDYTYKTLKHTNEGNIIVTKPKSVIKGGVSPENSVFTFDEFVHDKKKDKPHLVFKSGRDTLFPVEKYSDYIEKHMNNKDIEYQLNQELVKVDGEKQLATFRDLVTGESYNMPFSMLLVTPPMSAPEVVKRSTLSDEEGWLDVNPFTLQHVRHRNVFGIGDCTNLPTVKMGAAVRKQLPILVDNLISAMKDKPLKAHYDGATACPVATEYGQAFIAEFGYDMKPKESMPIDQGKTNPLLYQVKKRAIPFMYWHAMLKGKA, translated from the coding sequence GTGAAACTTAAATACAAAGTTGTGATACTTGGTGCAGGTACAGGCGGACTATCAACTGCAAGTAGATTATTAAAGTCAGGCGTGAAGGATATACTTCTTATTGATCATGCTGATAAACATGCCTATCAACCCGCCTGGCCGCTCGTTGGTTCTGGGGATGAAAAGAAGAAGCATACTGTTAAGCCTATGGATAAAGTAATTCCGAAAGAAGTTCAGCATTTAGAGAAGCAAGTGACACAGATTCAGCCGGTAGAACGTAAGATTCATCTTGATGATGGAACTTTCGTTATATATGAATATTTAGTCGTGGCACTTGGTATTCAACTTGACTTCGATAAGATTGAAGGCTTACCTGAGACTTTAGGAAAGAATGGTGTATGCACGAATTACCTATATGATTATTTAGACTATACGTATAAAACGTTAAAGCATACAAATGAAGGTAACATTATAGTAACGAAGCCGAAGTCCGTGATAAAAGGAGGCGTATCTCCAGAGAATTCGGTATTTACATTTGATGAATTTGTTCATGATAAGAAGAAGGATAAGCCGCATCTCGTCTTCAAATCTGGAAGAGATACATTATTTCCTGTAGAAAAGTATAGTGACTATATTGAAAAGCATATGAATAATAAAGACATAGAATATCAGCTCAATCAGGAGCTTGTTAAAGTAGATGGAGAAAAGCAGCTTGCAACATTCAGAGATTTAGTAACTGGTGAATCTTACAATATGCCATTTTCAATGTTACTGGTGACACCACCGATGAGTGCACCTGAAGTAGTGAAGCGATCTACTCTGAGTGATGAAGAAGGATGGCTGGATGTTAATCCATTTACATTGCAGCATGTCCGTCATCGAAATGTATTTGGTATAGGTGATTGTACGAATTTACCGACAGTTAAGATGGGGGCAGCAGTTAGAAAGCAATTACCGATACTCGTTGATAATTTAATCTCAGCTATGAAAGACAAACCGTTAAAAGCACACTATGATGGCGCTACCGCTTGTCCTGTCGCTACAGAATATGGTCAGGCCTTTATCGCAGAATTCGGATATGATATGAAACCGAAAGAATCAATGCCGATTGATCAAGGGAAGACAAACCCATTATTATATCAAGTAAAGAAACGCGCAATACCGTTTATGTATTGGCACGCAATGTTAAAAGGCAAGGCATAA
- a CDS encoding AbrB/MazE/SpoVT family DNA-binding domain-containing protein, producing the protein MKYEETESKHSIIKEQKLWKTGNSTVVTVPKEMMESLNAGIGDTLEFDVMTDCVVIKKKETTDQDILGLAKEISQEYHSTFEKLVER; encoded by the coding sequence ATGAAGTATGAAGAAACTGAGAGTAAACATAGTATTATCAAAGAACAGAAATTGTGGAAAACAGGAAATTCAACGGTTGTGACAGTTCCCAAGGAGATGATGGAAAGTTTAAATGCTGGTATTGGGGATACATTAGAATTTGATGTAATGACAGACTGCGTTGTTATTAAGAAGAAAGAAACTACGGATCAGGATATATTGGGTCTCGCGAAAGAAATATCACAAGAGTATCATTCAACATTTGAGAAGTTGGTAGAGAGATAA